One window of the Natrinema sp. CBA1119 genome contains the following:
- a CDS encoding type II CAAX prenyl endopeptidase Rce1 family protein — MASEPDRFGGRWLRGRLDLSWVQKSVVVGAVLTLLWMRLVPSELDQRIVVDGVLLIGGPLALGLSHGNRIGWRVDRVAVRNTVLLALFVLPFYVVGSTLPTIRAYYPIWETTAAPAVFIPHAMKLFLLALAAETYYRGLLCVGVKEIGISAVFISPVVYMLHHTSKPPIEFLLSGPTDVLFGAVDYKSDSILPSVVAHGGGLVLLDWLVIHDPLFDPNRLIRFLEWAPIPL; from the coding sequence GTGGCGTCCGAGCCGGATCGCTTCGGTGGCCGCTGGCTCCGGGGCCGATTGGATCTCTCTTGGGTTCAGAAGTCGGTCGTGGTCGGAGCCGTGCTCACGCTGTTGTGGATGCGACTGGTTCCCAGCGAGTTGGATCAGCGGATCGTCGTCGACGGCGTCCTCCTGATCGGCGGCCCGCTCGCGCTCGGGCTGTCCCACGGGAACCGTATCGGATGGCGCGTCGACCGCGTCGCCGTCCGAAATACGGTGTTGCTCGCGCTGTTCGTTCTCCCCTTCTACGTCGTCGGCTCGACGCTACCGACGATCCGGGCGTACTATCCGATCTGGGAGACGACCGCAGCGCCGGCCGTCTTCATCCCGCACGCGATGAAACTATTTCTCCTTGCGCTGGCCGCCGAGACCTACTACCGCGGCCTCCTCTGCGTCGGTGTCAAGGAGATCGGCATCAGCGCGGTGTTCATCAGCCCCGTCGTCTACATGCTTCACCACACCTCGAAGCCGCCAATCGAATTCCTGTTGTCGGGGCCCACGGACGTCCTGTTCGGGGCCGTCGACTACAAATCCGACTCCATCCTCCCATCGGTCGTCGCCCACGGCGGCGGGTTGGTCCTCCTCGACTGGCTCGTCATCCACGACCCGTTGTTCGATCCGAATCGATTGATCCGATTCCTCGAGTGGGCCCCGATTCCGCTTTGA
- a CDS encoding AI-2E family transporter → MDARTSFLALSVCVLGTLAALIVLPLVEYVLAACLLAVVLRPLYERLAPRVGERTAGLTATVLAVVGGVIPLVLVSLVVLRTAASVRETTSIDHIAANTGEFARAELGLADGTVAALESSVTAELEGTIAGAADVTLARTVGLVTTAADIVAGTIVLVFVLYYLLVDGPAAVDWIRRHVPLERRVLDDLFEEVHVVVWAVLRSHVLVAVIQGILGGLGLALLGVPYAPVLAVVLVLVSFLPTIGVWLVWGPVTVAHAASSGPLRGVLLLGYGIAVLAVVDNYLRAILVDRRAHLHPAIVLVGAIGGVFLFGIVGVFVGPVVLATFKVCVAAVDRIDRTAPDADDGAESEREEEPLLADTKQ, encoded by the coding sequence ATGGACGCTCGGACCTCGTTTCTCGCTCTCTCGGTCTGTGTCCTCGGCACGCTCGCCGCACTGATCGTGCTCCCGCTGGTGGAGTACGTGCTGGCGGCCTGCCTGCTCGCGGTCGTCCTCCGACCGCTGTACGAGCGACTCGCACCGCGAGTCGGCGAGCGCACCGCCGGACTCACGGCCACCGTCCTCGCCGTGGTCGGCGGTGTCATCCCGCTGGTGCTCGTCTCGCTGGTCGTTCTCCGTACCGCCGCGTCGGTTCGCGAGACGACGTCGATCGACCACATTGCGGCGAACACGGGGGAGTTCGCGCGAGCCGAACTCGGACTGGCCGACGGGACGGTCGCGGCCCTCGAGTCGTCGGTAACGGCCGAACTCGAGGGAACGATCGCGGGTGCGGCCGACGTGACCCTGGCCCGAACCGTCGGGCTCGTGACCACCGCCGCCGACATCGTCGCGGGGACTATCGTTCTCGTGTTCGTGCTGTACTACCTGCTCGTGGACGGCCCGGCAGCGGTCGACTGGATCCGACGGCACGTCCCGCTCGAGCGCCGGGTCCTCGACGACCTGTTCGAGGAGGTTCACGTCGTCGTCTGGGCGGTCCTCCGCAGTCACGTGCTCGTCGCGGTCATCCAGGGGATACTCGGCGGGCTGGGACTCGCCCTCCTCGGGGTCCCGTACGCGCCAGTATTGGCAGTCGTGCTGGTTCTCGTGTCCTTCCTCCCGACGATCGGGGTCTGGCTCGTCTGGGGACCGGTGACGGTCGCCCACGCGGCCTCGAGCGGTCCCCTCCGCGGCGTACTCCTGTTGGGCTACGGGATCGCGGTGCTCGCCGTCGTCGACAACTACCTCCGGGCGATCCTCGTCGACCGGCGGGCCCACCTCCATCCGGCGATCGTTCTGGTGGGCGCCATCGGTGGCGTCTTCCTGTTCGGGATCGTCGGGGTGTTCGTCGGTCCCGTCGTTCTCGCGACGTTCAAAGTCTGCGTGGCAGCCGTCGATCGGATCGACCGAACCGCACCGGACGCTGACGACGGTGCCGAGAGCGAGCGCGAGGAAGAACCACTGCTCGCGGACACGAAGCAGTAG
- a CDS encoding Na+/H+ antiporter NhaC family protein: MTFDFTPTTIDDLDPDRRPSVGLALVPVLAVVVFLSIGSALLGLAPHVPLLWSIVFVGAFGRYLGYQWSELSEGVSNGLLMGLQALLILFTIYALIATWVDAGTIPAMMYYGLELLTPTVFLPITAILAAVVAFSIGSSWTTVGTLGVAFVGIGAGLGVSGPMTVGAVISGAYAGDKQSPLSDTTNLAAGVTNTPLYDHIRRMRTGTAIAFGLAVTGFAALGLQAGGEIPVGRVAEIQTALAGTYDLSVLVFLPLVVTFGLALYGYPALPTLVAGVFAGVTTSILVQGTGFVAAWEVFMGGTEPQTGVALVNELLVTGGLTGSAWTITVVVAALSLGGLLEHTGVLAVLADRLSRGVRSSGGLIAGTGASAILVNALTAQQYMSIVLPGLTLRNLYEEFGLDSEELSRAVEAAGTPTGALIPWHAGGVFMASATGVPTLEYAPFYLFGFLSPLVLFAMALTGRGVPTTGRTERAQSAD; encoded by the coding sequence ATGACATTCGACTTTACACCGACGACGATCGACGATCTCGACCCCGATCGACGACCGTCGGTCGGCCTCGCACTCGTTCCGGTACTCGCGGTCGTCGTCTTTCTCAGCATCGGATCGGCCCTGCTCGGGCTGGCACCGCACGTTCCGTTGCTCTGGAGTATCGTCTTCGTCGGCGCGTTCGGTCGCTATCTTGGGTACCAGTGGAGCGAGCTCTCAGAGGGAGTCTCTAACGGCCTCCTGATGGGGCTACAGGCGCTGTTAATCCTCTTTACGATCTACGCCTTGATCGCCACCTGGGTCGACGCGGGAACGATTCCGGCGATGATGTATTACGGCCTCGAGTTGCTGACCCCGACGGTGTTCCTGCCGATCACGGCGATCCTGGCCGCGGTCGTCGCGTTCTCGATCGGGTCCTCGTGGACCACGGTCGGGACCCTGGGCGTCGCGTTCGTCGGAATCGGGGCCGGACTCGGCGTCTCCGGGCCCATGACTGTCGGTGCGGTCATCTCCGGGGCGTACGCGGGTGACAAGCAGTCGCCTCTCTCCGATACGACCAATCTCGCGGCCGGCGTGACAAACACGCCGCTGTACGACCATATCCGTCGTATGCGAACGGGTACGGCTATCGCGTTCGGCCTTGCAGTGACCGGATTCGCCGCGCTCGGCCTTCAGGCAGGTGGCGAGATTCCGGTCGGCCGCGTCGCCGAGATTCAAACCGCGCTCGCAGGCACGTACGACCTCTCCGTGCTCGTCTTCCTGCCCCTCGTCGTTACCTTCGGACTCGCCCTCTACGGCTACCCCGCGCTTCCGACGCTCGTGGCCGGCGTCTTCGCCGGCGTCACCACCTCGATTCTGGTTCAGGGCACCGGCTTCGTCGCCGCCTGGGAGGTATTCATGGGCGGCACCGAGCCCCAAACCGGGGTCGCCCTCGTGAACGAACTCCTCGTGACCGGCGGCCTCACCGGCTCCGCCTGGACGATCACCGTCGTCGTCGCCGCGCTCTCGCTCGGCGGCCTCCTCGAGCACACCGGCGTGCTGGCGGTGCTCGCCGACCGCCTCTCACGGGGCGTGCGGAGTTCCGGCGGGCTAATCGCCGGCACCGGCGCGTCCGCGATCCTCGTCAACGCGCTCACCGCTCAGCAGTACATGAGCATCGTCTTGCCGGGGCTGACGCTCCGAAACCTCTACGAGGAGTTCGGCCTCGACAGCGAGGAACTCTCCCGGGCCGTCGAGGCCGCCGGCACGCCCACCGGCGCGCTCATCCCGTGGCACGCCGGCGGCGTCTTCATGGCCTCGGCGACCGGCGTCCCTACCCTCGAGTACGCGCCGTTCTACCTGTTCGGGTTCCTCTCGCCGCTCGTGCTGTTCGCGATGGCGCTGACGGGTCGCGGCGTCCCGACCACCGGCCGCACCGAGCGGGCCCAGAGCGCAGATTGA
- the nreA gene encoding DNA repair protein NreA — protein sequence MRLDDYIEDLEPDAEAERRRLAKEKSYAITDHLEDFERKFDDALSGDTLVGSTSPSIFVGRSNYPDIPIGLLSPVGNEDDAEEYVTDGDWYQQGYAIDDVLQRRTGLLNSSKRANVDSPSIASRMTPNVDDVWDGFVGVQREVAIADRPVDLEIGLDNKPDLGLDTGTDVATPRGPRANARNAELQENPYVPRPVKKTLEDDDWQAEGAMTYLYRRGFDVYDINSILSAGALGQTKQRRLVPTRWSITAVDDTVGKFLRGRIRNAPSIDGVQVWANEYVGNRYWVVLAPGTWEFELVEMKAPGSIWNPDPGDDIWLASASEGYEGRSSYVEETAGAYYAARLGVLEYLESIGRQAKCLVLREVSDDYWAPVGVWQVRESVRNAFEGQYGEAETFHEAVSEVATRLPVSDARLRRKSELAAGLQSNLSAFSSVD from the coding sequence ATGCGCCTCGACGACTACATCGAGGATCTCGAGCCCGACGCGGAGGCCGAGCGCCGCCGCCTCGCCAAGGAGAAGTCCTACGCGATCACGGATCACCTCGAGGACTTCGAGCGGAAGTTCGACGACGCTCTGAGCGGCGACACTCTCGTCGGCTCGACCTCGCCGTCGATTTTCGTCGGGCGGTCCAACTATCCTGATATCCCCATCGGATTGCTCTCACCGGTCGGTAACGAAGACGATGCCGAGGAGTACGTCACCGACGGCGACTGGTATCAGCAGGGGTACGCTATCGACGACGTGCTCCAGCGCCGGACCGGGCTCCTGAACTCGAGCAAGCGCGCGAACGTCGACTCGCCGTCCATTGCGAGCCGGATGACGCCGAACGTGGACGACGTCTGGGACGGCTTCGTCGGCGTCCAACGCGAGGTCGCCATCGCCGACCGGCCGGTTGACCTCGAGATCGGGTTGGACAACAAACCGGACCTCGGCCTGGATACGGGAACTGACGTGGCGACGCCGCGGGGCCCCCGCGCCAACGCTCGAAACGCGGAATTGCAGGAAAATCCCTACGTTCCCCGGCCGGTCAAGAAGACGCTCGAGGACGACGACTGGCAGGCCGAGGGGGCGATGACCTACCTCTACCGGCGCGGCTTCGACGTCTACGACATCAATTCGATCCTCTCGGCGGGCGCGCTCGGTCAGACCAAGCAGCGCCGATTGGTCCCGACGCGGTGGTCGATCACGGCCGTCGATGACACCGTTGGAAAGTTCCTGCGCGGTCGAATCCGGAACGCGCCCAGCATCGACGGGGTGCAGGTCTGGGCCAACGAGTACGTCGGCAACCGCTACTGGGTCGTGCTCGCGCCCGGCACCTGGGAGTTCGAACTCGTCGAGATGAAGGCCCCGGGGAGCATCTGGAACCCCGATCCGGGCGACGACATCTGGCTCGCCAGCGCCTCCGAAGGATACGAGGGTCGCTCGAGCTACGTCGAGGAGACCGCGGGCGCCTATTACGCCGCCCGACTGGGCGTCCTCGAGTACCTCGAGTCGATCGGTCGGCAGGCGAAGTGTCTCGTCCTGCGGGAAGTCAGCGACGACTACTGGGCCCCGGTCGGCGTCTGGCAGGTCCGCGAGAGCGTCCGTAACGCCTTCGAGGGGCAGTACGGCGAGGCTGAGACCTTCCACGAGGCCGTTTCGGAGGTCGCCACCCGGTTGCCGGTTTCCGACGCGCGATTGCGGCGCAAATCCGAACTCGCGGCCGGATTGCAGTCGAATCTGAGCGCCTTCTCGAGCGTGGACTGA